In Amycolatopsis solani, a single window of DNA contains:
- a CDS encoding Na+/H+ antiporter has protein sequence MHIAAEIVALVVTVLVVSALARRLDWSAPLCLIVVGVVASYVPGVPEYHLDPEVVLLGLLPPLLYSAAIQTSLVDFRKNRGAIGLMSVGLVVFTAIGVGLVAWAVIPGLPLAGGIALGAVVAPPDAVAASVVARRVGMPRKLIRLLEGESLFNDAAALVALRTAIAALAGSVSLWQVGADFFRAAIGGAVVGLVVGFVTAFIRARLNEPVLDTALSFAVPFIAYIPAEAIHGSGVLAVVIAGLILGHKAPQILSGSTRLASRLNWQTIAFLLENMVFLLIGLQLRRILAEVGESGLSLAMLTWICVAVLGATILTRVLWMAGIGTVKRLERRLLPGKPRAKIWPWRYSAVIAWAGMRGVVTLAAAFVLPADTPQRAVLVLAAFVVVAGTLAVQGMTLPPLIRKLRLPRPDPAEDALQEAAVLHDMTRAALTRLEEIRTDDDPPEVIQRLRDRLQHRADSAWEQLGRQSALAETPSDAYRRLRLELLDVERRQFLTARDTGSADDDVLRKVLERLDIEESMLDRDEAEPDVEGRELRTPAATAGSCKHLAHEWVEKDPSSPDSCAACVAEGTTWVHLRMCLKCGNVACCDSSPRRHATQHFHESRHPVMRSFEPGETWRWCFVDKQLG, from the coding sequence GTGCACATCGCGGCAGAGATAGTGGCGCTGGTCGTGACCGTCCTCGTCGTCAGCGCCCTCGCGCGGCGGCTGGACTGGTCCGCTCCGCTGTGCCTGATCGTCGTCGGCGTCGTCGCCTCCTACGTCCCCGGCGTTCCCGAGTACCACCTCGACCCCGAGGTCGTGCTGCTCGGCCTGCTGCCGCCGCTGCTGTACTCGGCGGCCATCCAGACGTCGCTGGTCGACTTCCGGAAGAACCGCGGGGCGATCGGGCTGATGTCGGTCGGGCTGGTCGTGTTCACCGCCATCGGCGTCGGCCTGGTCGCCTGGGCGGTGATCCCGGGGCTCCCGCTGGCCGGCGGCATCGCGCTCGGCGCCGTCGTGGCGCCGCCGGACGCGGTCGCCGCCAGCGTGGTCGCCCGCCGGGTCGGCATGCCGCGCAAGCTGATCCGGCTGCTCGAAGGCGAAAGCCTGTTCAACGACGCCGCCGCGCTGGTCGCCCTCCGCACGGCCATCGCGGCGCTGGCCGGGTCGGTCAGCCTGTGGCAGGTCGGCGCCGACTTCTTCCGCGCGGCCATCGGCGGCGCCGTGGTCGGCCTGGTCGTCGGGTTCGTCACGGCGTTCATCCGCGCCCGGCTGAACGAGCCGGTGCTCGACACCGCGCTGTCGTTCGCCGTCCCCTTCATCGCCTACATCCCGGCCGAGGCGATCCACGGCTCCGGGGTGCTCGCGGTCGTCATCGCCGGGCTCATCCTCGGGCACAAGGCGCCCCAGATCCTGTCCGGCTCGACCCGGCTGGCGTCCCGGCTGAACTGGCAGACCATCGCGTTCCTGCTGGAGAACATGGTCTTCCTGCTCATCGGCCTGCAGCTGCGGCGGATCCTCGCCGAGGTCGGGGAGAGCGGGCTGTCCCTGGCCATGCTGACCTGGATCTGCGTCGCCGTGCTCGGCGCGACCATCCTCACCCGCGTGCTGTGGATGGCCGGGATCGGCACCGTGAAGCGGCTGGAGCGGCGCCTGCTGCCGGGGAAACCGCGCGCGAAGATCTGGCCGTGGCGCTACTCGGCCGTGATCGCCTGGGCGGGCATGCGCGGCGTGGTCACGCTCGCCGCGGCGTTCGTGCTGCCCGCCGACACCCCGCAGCGGGCCGTGCTGGTGCTCGCCGCGTTCGTCGTCGTGGCCGGCACCCTGGCCGTGCAGGGCATGACGCTGCCGCCGCTGATCCGGAAGCTGCGCCTGCCGCGCCCGGACCCGGCGGAGGACGCCCTGCAGGAGGCGGCCGTCCTGCACGACATGACCCGCGCGGCGCTGACCAGGCTCGAAGAGATCCGCACGGACGACGACCCGCCGGAGGTCATCCAGCGCCTGCGCGACCGGCTGCAGCACCGCGCCGACTCGGCGTGGGAACAGCTCGGGCGGCAGAGCGCGCTGGCCGAGACACCGAGTGACGCCTACCGCCGCCTGCGGCTCGAGCTGCTCGACGTCGAGCGCCGCCAGTTCCTCACGGCCCGTGACACCGGCAGCGCCGACGACGACGTCCTGCGCAAGGTCCTGGAACGGCTCGACATCGAAGAGTCCATGCTGGACCGCGACGAGGCCGAGCCCGACGTGGAGGGCCGCGAGCTGCGCACCCCGGCCGCGACGGCCGGTTCGTGCAAGCACCTGGCCCACGAGTGGGTCGAGAAGGACCCGAGCTCGCCCGACAGCTGCGCCGCCTGCGTGGCCGAGGGGACGACCTGGGTGCACCTGCGGATGTGCCTCAAGTGCGGCAACGTCGCCTGCTGCGACTCTTCGCCGCGCCGCCACGCCACGCAGCACTTCCACGAATCCCGGCATCCGGTCATGCGGAGCTTCGAGCCGGGCGAGACGTGGCGATGGTGCTTCGTGGACAAGCAACTCGGTTAA
- a CDS encoding carboxylesterase/lipase family protein, giving the protein MTTVEIAAGALRGTEHDGVRTFLGVPYAEPPVGELRFRAPRPARPWSGERDATKWAARAPQPELTGRGFTGDEDCLYVNVYAPAAPGSYPVLVWIHGGGGVMGAPHQFDASAYARAGVVVVTVAYRLGVLGMLHLPGVADSNLSLRDQVAALEWVRGDIAAFGGDPGRVTLAGQSNGGRTVGTLLAVPATRGLVHRAIVQSGTGVGSVVHTPAEGAAIASAVLAELDAAPGDLATLPVTRILEAQQRVSAVSGTKVTYRVVVGDELLPERPLDAVREVPLLIGTTADEEDLFSWLQSGGAKLLGVGSTMLDAPSAEKAVEAYAELLPDWPAEQVRNRALTAGDWWIPAIRFAEKQRDAWMYRLDWRIAPRGRGLGAPHGLDLPLVFDDIRNRNWRFLFAGRAFPAERMQAMATGMFTAWVRFIATGDPGWPRYTPSDRVTRLFDDVSTTVSDPDRAQRLLWD; this is encoded by the coding sequence GTGACGACGGTGGAGATCGCGGCCGGCGCGCTGCGCGGGACCGAACACGACGGGGTCCGGACGTTCCTCGGCGTCCCCTACGCCGAGCCGCCGGTGGGGGAGCTGCGGTTCCGCGCGCCCCGGCCGGCACGGCCCTGGTCCGGGGAGCGCGACGCGACGAAGTGGGCCGCGCGGGCGCCGCAGCCGGAGCTGACCGGACGCGGCTTCACCGGCGACGAAGACTGCCTCTACGTGAACGTCTACGCGCCCGCGGCCCCTGGCTCGTACCCGGTCCTGGTCTGGATCCACGGTGGTGGCGGCGTGATGGGCGCGCCGCACCAGTTCGACGCGTCCGCGTATGCCCGCGCCGGCGTGGTCGTCGTGACCGTCGCCTACCGGCTCGGCGTCCTCGGGATGCTGCACCTGCCCGGCGTCGCCGATTCCAACCTGTCCCTGCGCGACCAGGTCGCCGCGTTGGAATGGGTGCGAGGCGACATCGCGGCGTTCGGGGGCGACCCGGGCCGGGTGACGCTCGCCGGGCAGTCCAACGGCGGCCGCACGGTCGGGACGCTGCTCGCGGTGCCCGCCACGCGCGGGCTCGTCCACCGGGCGATCGTGCAGAGCGGCACCGGCGTCGGGTCGGTCGTGCACACCCCGGCCGAAGGCGCCGCGATCGCCTCGGCGGTGCTGGCCGAGCTCGATGCCGCCCCGGGCGACCTCGCCACCCTGCCGGTGACGCGGATTCTCGAAGCGCAGCAACGGGTTTCGGCGGTGTCCGGCACCAAGGTGACCTACCGCGTGGTCGTCGGCGACGAGCTGCTGCCCGAGCGCCCGCTGGACGCCGTCCGCGAGGTCCCGCTGCTCATCGGGACGACGGCCGACGAGGAGGACCTGTTCAGCTGGCTGCAGTCGGGCGGCGCGAAGCTGCTGGGCGTCGGCTCGACGATGCTGGACGCCCCTTCGGCGGAAAAGGCTGTCGAGGCCTACGCCGAGCTGCTGCCGGACTGGCCCGCGGAGCAGGTCCGCAACCGCGCGCTGACCGCGGGCGACTGGTGGATCCCGGCGATCCGCTTCGCCGAGAAGCAGCGGGACGCCTGGATGTACCGGCTGGACTGGCGCATCGCCCCGCGCGGCCGCGGTCTCGGCGCGCCGCACGGGCTCGACCTGCCACTGGTGTTCGACGACATCCGCAACCGCAACTGGCGGTTCCTCTTCGCCGGGCGCGCGTTCCCGGCCGAGCGGATGCAGGCGATGGCCACGGGGATGTTCACGGCCTGGGTCCGGTTCATCGCGACCGGCGACCCGGGCTGGCCGCGCTACACGCCTTCGGACCGCGTCACGCGCCTCTTCGACGACGTCTCGACGACGGTGTCCGACCCGGACCGCGCCCAGCGCCTGCTCTGGGACTGA
- a CDS encoding glycosyl hydrolase 2 galactose-binding domain-containing protein, which produces MSYRQKRTRTLLVAATLAVGVSGATVPAATGQEQVRAAVTAAAPATAVPGFLIQTSAQVSDDSAVSKPGYNTSGWYPVGPRATVYAGLLANGKYADPFYSTNMKNVPAADFQVPWWYRTDLTVTDTTQRTYLDFSGVLSKADVWVNGTRIADKSQVNGAYTRHDLDITAQVKAGTNSIAFKVYPNDPNKDLSMGWIDWAQTPPDQNMGIVRDVLVRRSGPVALRGGHVVTKLTGLSHADLTVKADVRNDSASAVSTTVSGTVAGKAISQTVSLAAKEKKTVTFGVVGIDNPQVWWPAGMGGQPLYDLDLAANVGGTASDTSHSSFGVRTVTANKNSSGGRAYTINGRPLLIKGGGYSPDLFLRWNEQYAADKLAYVKDLGLNTVRLEGHIEPDEFFDLADKMGVLTLPGWECCDKWEGQVNGDEKGDPWTAADYPVAKASMTAEAERLRDHPSVISFLIGSDFAPDATIEKNYLDALNAADWPTPVVPAASAKSSPQLGSSGMKMNGPYDYVPPNYWYDKAHTDLGGAWSFNSETSAGPDIPTMDTLKRMLSSSELDTLWKNPSATQYHRSSSSTFGNLKLFGDALTGRYGKPANLDDYVRKAQLAQYENVRAEFESHSRNFSDASNPATGIIYWMLNSGWTSLHWQLFDAYLDQNGSYFGAKKANEPLHIQYSYDTKSVVVVNHNHDAASGLTASVKLYNLDGTEKFSQSKAVSVGGDGAKTTALTIGSVSGLSTTYLAKLVLTDSAGKEVSRNVYWLSTKADTLDWGNSDWYYTPTTSYADLSGLNGLAQVSLGSTATTTTNGDGTTTTKVTLTNPASGKVPAFFVDAHVVGAAGAPVLPVRWTDNQVSLWPGESTTLTATYRTADLKGAKPSVRVAGWNTGTKTIPADGTVTPGTPADYQAEDAAITNGVAESNHAGFTGTGFVNYDNATGSAVEFTVNAAAAGSANVVLRFANGTTANRPMDISVNGTKVASAVAFGGTGTWDTWQTVTVPVTLPAGTSKIKATATTANGGPNLDKITV; this is translated from the coding sequence GTGAGCTATCGGCAGAAAAGAACCCGCACCCTACTCGTGGCGGCCACGCTGGCCGTCGGGGTGAGCGGGGCGACCGTCCCGGCGGCGACCGGGCAGGAGCAGGTGCGGGCGGCGGTCACCGCCGCCGCCCCGGCCACCGCGGTCCCGGGCTTCCTCATCCAGACGTCGGCGCAGGTGAGCGACGACTCCGCGGTCTCGAAACCCGGTTACAACACGAGCGGCTGGTACCCGGTCGGCCCGCGCGCGACCGTCTACGCCGGTCTGCTGGCCAACGGCAAGTACGCTGACCCGTTCTATTCGACCAACATGAAGAACGTGCCGGCCGCGGACTTCCAGGTCCCCTGGTGGTACCGCACCGACCTCACGGTCACCGACACCACCCAGCGCACCTACCTCGACTTCAGCGGCGTGCTGTCCAAGGCCGACGTCTGGGTCAACGGGACGCGGATCGCGGACAAGTCCCAGGTCAACGGCGCCTACACCCGGCACGACCTGGACATCACCGCGCAGGTGAAGGCGGGCACGAACAGCATCGCGTTCAAGGTCTACCCGAACGACCCGAACAAGGATCTGTCGATGGGCTGGATCGACTGGGCGCAGACCCCGCCGGACCAGAACATGGGCATCGTGCGGGACGTCCTCGTCCGGCGCAGCGGCCCGGTGGCGCTGCGCGGCGGCCACGTCGTCACGAAGCTGACCGGGCTGAGCCACGCCGACCTGACGGTGAAGGCCGACGTCCGCAACGATTCGGCGAGCGCGGTGAGCACGACGGTGTCCGGCACGGTCGCCGGCAAGGCCATCAGCCAGACGGTTTCCCTGGCGGCGAAGGAGAAGAAGACCGTCACGTTCGGCGTGGTCGGGATCGACAACCCGCAGGTCTGGTGGCCGGCCGGGATGGGAGGGCAACCGCTCTACGACCTCGATCTGGCGGCGAACGTCGGCGGCACGGCATCGGACACCTCGCACTCCAGCTTCGGCGTCCGCACGGTGACGGCGAACAAGAACTCCAGCGGCGGCCGGGCGTACACGATCAACGGGCGCCCGCTGCTGATCAAGGGCGGCGGCTACTCGCCGGACCTGTTCCTGCGCTGGAACGAGCAGTACGCGGCGGACAAGCTCGCCTACGTCAAGGACCTCGGGCTCAACACCGTGCGCCTGGAAGGACACATCGAGCCGGACGAGTTCTTCGACCTCGCCGACAAGATGGGCGTGCTCACGCTGCCCGGCTGGGAGTGCTGCGACAAGTGGGAAGGCCAGGTCAACGGCGACGAGAAGGGTGACCCGTGGACGGCCGCGGACTACCCGGTCGCGAAGGCGTCGATGACCGCGGAGGCCGAGCGCCTGCGCGACCACCCGAGCGTCATCTCCTTCCTGATCGGCAGCGACTTCGCGCCCGACGCGACGATCGAGAAGAACTACCTCGACGCGCTGAACGCCGCGGACTGGCCCACCCCGGTGGTCCCGGCCGCGTCGGCGAAGTCGTCGCCGCAGCTCGGGTCGTCGGGCATGAAGATGAACGGGCCGTACGACTACGTGCCGCCGAACTACTGGTACGACAAGGCGCACACCGACCTCGGCGGCGCGTGGAGCTTCAACTCCGAAACCAGCGCCGGGCCGGACATCCCGACCATGGACACGCTCAAGCGGATGCTGTCCTCGAGCGAGCTCGACACGCTGTGGAAGAACCCGTCGGCCACGCAGTACCACCGGTCCTCGTCCTCGACGTTCGGCAACCTCAAGCTGTTCGGCGACGCGCTGACCGGCCGCTACGGCAAGCCGGCGAACCTCGACGACTACGTCCGGAAGGCGCAGCTGGCGCAGTACGAGAACGTCCGCGCCGAGTTCGAGTCGCACTCGCGCAACTTCAGCGACGCCTCGAACCCGGCCACCGGGATCATCTACTGGATGCTCAACAGCGGCTGGACGTCGCTGCACTGGCAGCTGTTCGACGCCTACCTCGACCAGAACGGCTCCTACTTCGGGGCCAAGAAGGCGAACGAGCCGCTGCACATCCAGTACTCGTACGACACCAAGTCCGTGGTGGTGGTCAACCACAACCACGACGCGGCTTCGGGTCTCACGGCGTCCGTGAAGTTGTACAACCTGGACGGCACGGAGAAGTTCAGCCAGTCCAAGGCCGTTTCGGTGGGTGGTGACGGGGCGAAGACCACCGCGCTGACCATCGGCTCGGTGAGCGGGCTGTCGACGACGTACCTGGCGAAGCTGGTGCTCACCGACTCGGCGGGCAAGGAGGTCAGCCGGAACGTGTACTGGCTGTCCACCAAGGCCGACACGCTCGACTGGGGCAACAGCGACTGGTACTACACGCCGACGACGTCGTACGCGGACCTGTCCGGGCTGAACGGCCTGGCCCAGGTGTCGCTGGGGTCGACCGCCACCACGACCACCAACGGCGACGGCACCACGACGACCAAGGTGACGCTGACGAACCCGGCGTCCGGCAAGGTGCCGGCGTTCTTCGTCGACGCGCACGTGGTCGGCGCGGCGGGCGCGCCGGTGCTGCCCGTGCGGTGGACCGACAACCAGGTCAGCCTCTGGCCGGGCGAATCGACCACGCTGACGGCGACGTACCGGACCGCGGACCTCAAGGGCGCCAAGCCGTCCGTGCGGGTCGCGGGCTGGAACACCGGGACGAAGACCATCCCGGCGGACGGCACGGTCACCCCCGGCACCCCGGCCGACTACCAGGCCGAGGACGCGGCGATCACGAACGGCGTCGCGGAGTCGAACCACGCCGGCTTCACCGGCACCGGGTTCGTCAACTACGACAACGCGACCGGCAGCGCGGTGGAGTTCACGGTGAACGCGGCCGCGGCGGGCAGCGCGAACGTCGTCCTGCGGTTCGCCAACGGCACCACGGCGAACCGGCCGATGGACATCTCGGTCAACGGCACCAAGGTGGCGTCCGCGGTGGCCTTCGGCGGCACCGGCACCTGGGACACCTGGCAGACGGTCACGGTCCCGGTCACCCTGCCCGCGGGCACGTCCAAGATCAAGGCGACGGCGACGACCGCCAACGGCGGCCCGAACCTCGACAAGATCACCGTCTAG
- a CDS encoding YchJ family protein, whose product MPPVPCPCGLAESYAACCGRFHGGALAAPTAELLMRSRFSAFAVGDTAYLLRTWHPGTRPRHLSLDESQQWTRLEILGRTGGGLLHTEGTVEFRAHYRHRGRDGFLEENSRFRRDDGHWVYLDAEA is encoded by the coding sequence GTGCCTCCCGTCCCGTGCCCGTGTGGTCTCGCCGAGTCCTACGCCGCCTGCTGCGGCCGGTTCCACGGTGGCGCGCTCGCCGCGCCGACGGCCGAACTGCTGATGCGGTCGCGGTTCAGCGCCTTCGCCGTCGGCGACACCGCCTACCTGCTCCGGACCTGGCACCCCGGCACCCGGCCCCGGCACCTCAGTCTCGACGAAAGCCAGCAGTGGACGCGGCTCGAGATCCTCGGCCGCACCGGTGGGGGCCTGCTGCACACCGAAGGCACCGTCGAGTTCCGGGCGCACTACCGCCACCGGGGCCGGGACGGCTTCCTGGAGGAGAACAGCCGCTTCCGGCGTGACGACGGCCACTGGGTCTACCTCGACGCCGAAGCCTGA
- the rnhA gene encoding ribonuclease HI: MDVEIYTDGACSGNPGPGGWGAVLRYGKHERELYGGEATPTTNNRMELTAPIRALETLTRPSQVRVFTDSTYVRNGITQWLPRWKNNGWQTAAREPVKNADLWQRLDAAIGGHQVEWLWVKGHAGHPENERADRLAVRGAQEARESGKPVNAG, from the coding sequence GTGGACGTGGAGATCTACACCGACGGCGCGTGCAGCGGAAACCCCGGACCGGGCGGCTGGGGCGCGGTGCTGCGCTACGGCAAGCACGAGCGCGAGCTGTACGGCGGCGAGGCCACGCCGACGACGAACAACCGGATGGAGCTGACCGCCCCGATCCGGGCGTTGGAAACCCTGACGCGGCCGTCGCAGGTGCGCGTGTTCACCGACAGCACGTACGTGCGCAACGGCATCACGCAGTGGCTGCCCCGCTGGAAGAACAACGGCTGGCAGACGGCGGCGCGCGAGCCGGTGAAGAACGCGGACCTGTGGCAGCGCCTCGACGCGGCGATCGGCGGGCACCAGGTCGAGTGGCTGTGGGTGAAGGGCCACGCGGGCCACCCGGAGAACGAACGCGCCGACCGGCTCGCGGTCCGCGGGGCGCAGGAGGCGCGGGAGTCCGGGAAACCGGTCAACGCCGGTTAG
- a CDS encoding Crp/Fnr family transcriptional regulator codes for MNGHDDTADGALLAYLADADREYLLARGTRRRFRANDVVLMEGDPSDHVHVLVSGWVRVSAIVEDGREVLFGLRGPGEVLGDLAAVTGRPRTASVRAIEPCTVFQLTGAQFIDVLHARPEIAIATIKTVAARLRNAESARVDSAALDVTRRVAVHLLRLAEEHGRSVPEGVVIEAALSQTDIAAQVGAARRTVARALRVLRERGIVETGRRRILIRKLRVLQAFARSEPNGTQGQ; via the coding sequence ATGAACGGGCACGACGACACGGCGGATGGCGCGCTCCTGGCCTACCTCGCCGACGCCGATCGCGAGTACCTGCTCGCCCGGGGCACCCGGCGGCGGTTCCGCGCGAACGACGTCGTGCTCATGGAGGGCGACCCCTCCGATCACGTCCACGTGCTGGTTTCCGGCTGGGTGCGGGTGTCCGCGATCGTCGAGGACGGCCGCGAGGTGCTCTTCGGCCTGCGCGGCCCGGGTGAGGTGCTCGGCGACCTCGCGGCCGTGACCGGGCGCCCGCGCACGGCCTCGGTCCGCGCGATCGAACCCTGCACCGTCTTCCAGCTGACCGGGGCGCAGTTCATCGACGTCCTGCACGCCCGGCCCGAGATCGCCATCGCGACGATCAAGACCGTCGCCGCCCGGCTCCGCAACGCCGAGTCCGCCCGGGTCGACTCGGCGGCCCTCGACGTCACCCGGCGGGTCGCGGTGCACCTGCTGCGGCTGGCCGAAGAACACGGACGGTCGGTCCCCGAGGGCGTGGTCATCGAGGCCGCGTTGTCGCAGACCGACATCGCCGCGCAGGTCGGCGCCGCCCGGCGGACCGTCGCCCGGGCGCTGCGCGTGCTGCGCGAGCGGGGGATCGTCGAGACCGGCCGCCGCCGGATCCTCATCCGCAAGCTGCGCGTGCTGCAGGCCTTCGCCCGTTCTGAGCCAAACGGCACACAAGGGCAGTGA
- a CDS encoding DUF1684 domain-containing protein — translation MSTFTQEWQDWKTRREADLAAPHGWLALVSLDWLTESPREYPGIPGRWWQDAEAAYVDPAGASLTHEGAPITEVRRFELVNSGAGTRVLAGDVEIEVARRSGYLIRVHDPKAEVLREFHGIPAYEPSPSWVLDGRFEPFDEPRPTTVGAVVEGLSHVYTAPGVVRFSRDGESHTLTAFNGKDGGLSILFTDGTSGVTTYAANRSLPVGAPAADGSVTLDFNRAVNLPCAFTDFATCPLPPAGNNLPFAVEAGEKIPYERG, via the coding sequence ATGAGCACGTTCACGCAGGAGTGGCAGGACTGGAAGACCCGGCGCGAGGCCGACCTGGCCGCCCCGCACGGCTGGCTGGCGCTGGTGTCGCTGGACTGGCTGACCGAGTCCCCGCGCGAGTACCCCGGCATCCCGGGCCGCTGGTGGCAGGACGCGGAAGCGGCGTACGTCGACCCGGCCGGCGCTTCGCTGACGCACGAGGGCGCGCCGATCACCGAGGTGCGGCGGTTCGAGCTGGTCAACAGCGGCGCGGGCACCCGCGTGCTGGCGGGCGACGTGGAGATCGAGGTGGCCCGCCGGTCCGGGTACCTGATCCGCGTGCACGACCCGAAGGCCGAGGTGCTGCGGGAGTTCCACGGCATCCCGGCGTACGAGCCGTCGCCGTCGTGGGTGCTGGACGGCCGGTTCGAGCCCTTCGACGAGCCGCGGCCGACGACCGTGGGCGCGGTCGTGGAAGGCCTCAGCCACGTCTACACGGCGCCGGGCGTGGTCCGGTTTTCCCGCGACGGGGAGTCGCACACGCTGACGGCGTTCAACGGCAAGGACGGCGGCCTCAGCATCCTGTTCACCGACGGCACGAGCGGCGTGACGACGTACGCGGCGAACCGCTCGCTGCCGGTCGGCGCGCCGGCAGCGGACGGTTCGGTGACGCTGGACTTCAACCGCGCGGTGAACCTCCCGTGCGCGTTCACCGACTTCGCGACCTGCCCCCTCCCGCCGGCGGGCAACAACCTGCCGTTCGCGGTCGAGGCGGGGGAGAAGATCCCGTACGAACGCGGTTAG
- a CDS encoding AMIN-like domain-containing (lipo)protein: MSRPTQRALAAVTLLLAGTIAAASPAQAADPVIPVMTNIRTGLNTGFDRIVLDLGAGPAPAVSYQLVDELTADPSGEIVWLTGEYFINVTATPAAAHNAAGNPTYTGPQKFRTRNLRNVMAVAVTGDFEAHLSVGLGVRARSAVNVFTLTAPNRVVIDVAS, translated from the coding sequence ATGTCCAGACCCACACAGCGCGCGCTCGCCGCCGTCACGCTGCTTCTCGCCGGAACCATTGCGGCCGCAAGTCCGGCGCAAGCCGCTGATCCCGTCATCCCGGTCATGACGAACATCCGGACCGGGCTGAACACCGGTTTCGACCGGATCGTGCTCGACCTCGGTGCCGGTCCCGCGCCCGCCGTCAGCTACCAGCTCGTCGACGAGCTCACCGCCGACCCGTCCGGGGAGATCGTCTGGCTCACCGGCGAATACTTCATCAACGTCACCGCCACGCCCGCCGCCGCGCACAACGCTGCCGGGAACCCGACCTACACCGGGCCGCAGAAGTTCCGGACGCGGAACCTGCGCAACGTCATGGCCGTCGCCGTCACCGGGGACTTCGAGGCGCACCTGTCCGTCGGGCTCGGGGTGCGGGCTCGGAGCGCGGTGAACGTCTTCACGCTCACCGCGCCCAACCGCGTCGTGATCGACGTGGCCTCCTAA